actctgcagcttgggtgatagtttagactcatcaagaccaagtaagattttctgcgtgaacacaaatgtgttggtcagtcccttcggataatctagatgtaaggcatagatgaggccgaacattaccaggaaggcatcaggaaggctggagaggttgacaatcacatcaccctctaggataacagattctcactgggtcgtacgtaactggactctcggcatcatctgtgatggttgtcaggaggacaattgctgcatccctgaggtccggctcattggtatcatccttacaaaaatgaaagggagatcatacactaatcacatctgaactgaaactctgactgtggacatttttatttcagtagattttcatgtaaataacaataaatgcagtctgataagactcctgtttagggctgggcaacatatcaaagatttatcgttatcaaatttcttgtctctcatccagataatttttcccatgtcaataaatttgataataaaaaaatgaaaagatgtgtaagttggccacatttatgtccctttaagaagctgtagcaccttgagtcatgtaaaattttagtcattgtaatacacgagacagccccatctagtggacaaatattgttgctacgcattcctgtagttatcgtctacttatcgttatcgaggtgagatcttcaatatatggtgatattgattttaggccgtatcgcccagccctactgccgttcattctgttgctttgtgctctcatttacgaataaagtgagatggcttccgtgtgtgccagtgttatgctaatgaaagctgcttgaattctttgcagtgattgttgatttttctcagtgccttaaagcctgccacacatgagggccatctgctgagcaaacggtctcgaatgaccgcttgctcagcagatacctcgccatgtgcgcctgattttcacagagttttccgcctcacgagaccctgaggtgaatatctgaccagttaagacattttccgcctcacaggggtaaaaactcgccgtgtgcgcattaccgagctgctggttgagctgaaatattctagtggccaaccaaagcacgttctccgctcacatgaccccaagatggcagccccctgtctgcatgtcagaaaagaaacaacacagagacagagctggaaacggaggaaatgcctatccttttttgttgaaacgtcgccgccaccggcgtttcaaggttaggaaaatatgggtacagtagctggaaagatggaccaggcaaggagtttatgccaatttactccaagagatgcacctggaagacccagaatccttccgaaagggtaatggaaacagtgggcccatcgatccgcaaggtaccattttgtttatttttcagacacgcagacagggtaaggggctgtatctgaatacatcttggggtcatgtgagcggagaaagtgctttgattggccactagaatatttcagctcagccagcagctcagtagtgcacacacagcgagtttttacccctgtgaggcagaaaatatctaactgctcagatattcacctcagcgtctcgtgaggcggaaaactcagtgaaaatcaggcgcacttggcgagcaatctgctgagcaaacagtccttcgaggccgtttgctcagctgattgctctcgtgtgtggcaggcttaaacatcttgccaaaggtttgtagttgaaacaatggcactttttccaaaatgttcatgtgcgttgtccttgtgttgtctttatgcataaataaatagaatgatttgttcaaatttacaatactgggacttaccacacatgtcctcaaaaatccagaggtttcctcacgtagatagacaggaagggcatggagaacagtggtacgccttgtgtggacatcatgtaattcctaagaagattaagagtgtaaatactgtcaagtttactaatcaaactcaataccaaattgctctgaccaattttccaagacagtgatatatgcatctaaatccaatgataaactgctgaattcaaaaattaatttgaattgtttaacattacataatacggaggggtattagggccactgaagaagaaaaaattctgaaaataaataaaataaataaagtcagaattctgacatttatctcagtattcaattgtttccttcagtggccctaatactgccttattgcctaagagtattagagtcactgaagaaaaagaaaagaattgagaaaaaaaaagtcagataaattcaaaattctgggattaaagtcagaattctgacttttttcatgaacctaaaaccaaacaaacaaaaaactatttaggaattgtttttgttaaaaaaaatcaaaacaaaaaaaaagcccgAATTTTAagattaagtcagaattctgatcccccctcataatcttccccaatttcccccttttttttgttttaggtaccagtcagaactctgagattaaactcagatttatgacttattttctcagaattctatattttttttccatcagtggctctaatactcatagcataaaggcattacctgtaaattgtatattcaccagttttaaaagacaaatctgtatacatatatacatacatacatatatagtcatgttatttaggatgtgtcatcaaaaatgcagattgtgagaattactcaccagtggtctcacttgtatgaacctcttgggggtcaacagcagcatgccatcaatcttgtgtgcagagagtggggttggatcattgaagtctgaccgcagattcatagacaggcttcccggtgtggctgacagctcataggaacgcagacgctctacatttacacatctacaccaggaagcataatcagtagagaaaacattgtgaatcacaaggtagatctgtgttagtctgcaaaatttaggcagtcctccactatatatatatatgaagctaaatcattaatcatctaaattgtgtgtgtgtgtgtgtgtgtgagtgtgtgtgtgtgtgtgtgtgtgtgtgtgtgtgtgtgtgtgtgtgtgtgtgtgtgtgtgtgtgtgtgtgtgtgtgtgtgtgtgtgtgtgtgtgtgtgtgtgtgtgtgaggagaatcaagtgtaatttgacttatccacacaaagctaaaaacataacatttaagaatctggagtaacagtgtacagtaaggacaaaattacaacactaaaatactgtgaaattaatagaaacagcgttctgcggttcaagatatgtgcaactgagcactatttaaaaaaactatggaggggacaaaaatggagggaaggagggaacgttggtttggttacgtattgtaaccccagattctatgagtctagtcgcagcccttaagctagctgctattggaaggatgatctccgcatcagccaatcatgaagagcttaaatgtacgcccaccaatagtgggccccctcgtggtatataaccgcagtgaccccactgctcacctccaatggctctttttcccatcataaccagtggggccagtggcttaagggctgcgactagactcatagaatctggggttacaatacgtaaccaacgttctatttcgtctagtcttagcccttaagctagctgctattggaacaaagcgcagctggatgggtttacgccccactggttaacacaaccactggacacacccaatcaaatctcctctagtgggggacgttcagcctcagaccaggcctaacgactgaggcaggcacgataagagaggggcccccactaaaaaacatcatccacaagaggataaaatccatctcagcaaggccaatgaggtgccataagcactcatttagcctgctggggtccaagcactgaacgagtgatggaacctgaagacacatctcgtaaataataacgagtaaaggaacaggatgaagcccatgaagcagcctgacaaatgtcttccattgacacaccactgaggagcgccatcgaagaggaaatccctctggccgagtgagccccgagtgcctcagggggatcccgccctgatgatgtgtaagcgagggaaatggcgtcacacagccagcgtgaaaggcgctgggccgacagcacctgaccaagggaagactccctgtagtgcacaaacaggtttcgtgagcgacgaatccctgaagtgcgtgacacatatcgtgcaagcgcgcgcaccgggcagagaaggtgagaagccgcctcctcctcagaattatggggaggaggaaaaagtccagccaatgaaattgacctggatttgaaggaagcattaatgcttttgggcacaaaggctgggttggggcataaaacagcagacccgccatcctcccggatcctgaggcatgcgggagccactgagagggcggttatgtCACTCACTctattaactgatgctagcgccagcagcaatgcagttttaagcgacaggaacttgagtgagacctggtccaagggttcaaatggagcttcagataagccgtgcagaaccaccgttagatcccattggggaaaaagcgggcgggacacaggtctgttccttctgacaccttttagaaaacgttttgtgaggggatgattgaaaacagatctatctccaaaaccctgatgacatgatgagatagctgcagcatatgtcttaacagtgctgaatgcgaggcccctgtccatcagtatctgcaaaaacgataggacatccgccagctggcaggagagcgcttgaacattccgttctgcgcaccagttctggaaagctgcccatttagcagcgtaagaggcaatggtagagggcgcccgcgcactctgaatcgtggccaccacatcatgcggcagcccagaagcctctaagcgtgaccgctcagcggccagacccacagccgttggcctatttccggaggatgtttgattatcccatccgcctggagaagggcgtccgccctccacgggagcctccacggggagccggacactagcgcttgcaggtccggaaaccatgacgcggacacgcgcctgggagccaccagaatcaccgagagctgttccgac
This genomic window from Nothobranchius furzeri strain GRZ-AD chromosome 9, NfurGRZ-RIMD1, whole genome shotgun sequence contains:
- the LOC139071719 gene encoding uncharacterized protein, with amino-acid sequence MVSGPASASVRLPVEAPVEGGRPSPGGWDNQTSSGNRPTAVGLAAERSRLEASGLPHDVVATIQSARAPSTIASYAAKWAAFQNWCAERNVQALSCQLADVLSFLQILMDRGLAFSTVKTYAAAISSCHQGFGDRSVFNHPLTKRFLKGVRRNRPVSRPLFPQWDLTVVLHGLSEAPFEPLDQVSLKFLSLKTALLLALASVNRVSDITALSVAPACLRIREDGGSAVLCPNPAFVPKSINASFKSRSISLAGLFPPPHNSEEEAASHLLCPVRALARYVSRTSGIRRSRNLFVHYRESSLGQVLSAQRLSRWLCDAISLAYTSSGRDPPEALGAHSARGISSSMALLSGVSMEDICQAASWASSCSFTRYYLRDVSSGSITRSVLGPQQAK